The Streptomyces sp. V4I8 genome includes the window TCGCTGCGCAGGAGCCTGCGTCGCCTTCCGAGGATCTCGCGCATGAGCGCTCGTTCCTTTCCGTTGCACCGCTGGCAACACCGTGGTCACATCACACCATGTGTCGATCACTTCACTGTGCGTACCTGTAGGCGCATCACACCCCTGCGATGAGCAAGGGGATCCCCTATGGGCCGAGCGTTGGCTGCTTCCGCGGCAGCCTCGTCCATACTGCGTCCATCAAAAGCATGGGCGTGGCGTGGGGTGGCGAAGTATGGCGTTTGCCGTCGCGCGTATTTCTCTTCGCCTCCGCCACGGGAGGATGGGGCACGATCGTCGGTGGCTAAGACGCCCGGGTCCGTCACCAGGTTCCGGGTGGCTGTGAACCACCCCTGGCCTTCACCGAGTACGTACCCATCACGACCGCTGTGACGCTCTGTGGAGCGAAACCAGTCGACCGCAATACCCCGTTCCCTGAGGCAGTTTTAAGCCAACTTTGCCTTTACGCAAGAGGTCTACGACGAGTGCTCGGGTTACCCACGGACACCAGGAATCCCGGCAGGACAATGCTGGACATCCCCTCACGAGTGCGTGTACATGTGGAGACACTGCTAGCGGCGCAGAATGACATGGGGGTTTGCGATGCTTTTGAGCAATACGCACCGGTCGGAAAGCCGGACGCCATGAACGCCCCTCACCCTCCGAAAGTGGCCGGAATCGACTCCACAGTTCCCTCGCCCGCACACACTGTCGCGCCCGCGCCCGTGGCCCCGGGAACCCCAGCGGTCCCCCCACCGAACCCACCGGGCGCAGTGCTTCAGGACCGTCTCGCCGGCTGGGTCTCGGACCTCACGACACTGCACGAACTCACCGAGCGCCTGGCCCGCACGGACACACTCGCCGACGCCCTCCAGGAACTGCTGCGCGCCGGATCCGCCCTCGTGGGCGCCCGGCGCGGTCTCGTCGTGCTGGAACCGGCGGACGGCCTGGGCCCGGACACGACCATCGGGCTGGGCCTCGCCCGCGCCGACCTCGGTCACATCGAGACCGTGCCGCGCAGCGCGATGTCGTACGGCAGGATCCTCGACGGGCTTCCGGGCGGCGACGGTGAGATCGCCCAGCCGGACCTGCTGTCCGAGGACGGACTCGACCCCCGCCACCGCGAGGTCGCCGCTCGCCTCGGTTACGCCGCCAGCTACACCCTCCCCCTGTCCACCGATGCCGCCCGCCGCCTCGGCGCCGCCGTATGGCTGTACGACGAGCCCGCCGAACCGGCCGAGCGCCAGCGCCACCTCGTCGGCCTGTACACCCGCTACGCCACCGAGCACCTGGCCCGGCTCCTCGAAATCGAGCGCACGCGCGCGTGCATGCGGACGATGGCCGAGGAGCTGCTCCCCTCACGGCTGCCCCGGATGGCCGGCGTCCAGCTCGCCGTGCGGCACCGCACCGGG containing:
- a CDS encoding PP2C family protein-serine/threonine phosphatase, which encodes MLDIPSRVRVHVETLLAAQNDMGVCDAFEQYAPVGKPDAMNAPHPPKVAGIDSTVPSPAHTVAPAPVAPGTPAVPPPNPPGAVLQDRLAGWVSDLTTLHELTERLARTDTLADALQELLRAGSALVGARRGLVVLEPADGLGPDTTIGLGLARADLGHIETVPRSAMSYGRILDGLPGGDGEIAQPDLLSEDGLDPRHREVAARLGYAASYTLPLSTDAARRLGAAVWLYDEPAEPAERQRHLVGLYTRYATEHLARLLEIERTRACMRTMAEELLPSRLPRMAGVQLAVRHRTGPRGGGDWYDALPLPDAALGLAVGSVTGSGPSAVAAMGRLRASLRAYAVMEGEDPVAVLSDLELLLRLTEPARSATALFAYCEPSLRKITLAGAGHTPPLLIGDRRTEFVETSVSAPLGMLACWEAPSVELTAEAGETVLLYTDGLLHRTGDPTDRAFARLHGAAAGVPRAIRHDPDAVVDHVLRTVLPNGLDRTDSEEDVVLLAARFE